One Pararge aegeria chromosome 1, ilParAegt1.1, whole genome shotgun sequence genomic region harbors:
- the LOC120624487 gene encoding uncharacterized protein LOC120624487, protein MSSALVREALAFVDQEETKVRSKKRRVERSRPQHIGQVSSHPYKQKNKKQTKSIVKTKVDIAEENIKKFLVLSSPTANKAVAEKIVQRAIKGKPLADKIEIKVTEEKSILFPEDDCKKIKRRNRK, encoded by the exons ATGTCGTCAGCGTTAGTCCGTGAAGCTCTAGCATTTGTGGATCAAGAAG aaacTAAAGTTAGAAGCAAGAAACGTCGCGTGGAGCGTAGTCGACCCCAACACATAGGTCAAG TGTCCAGCCATCCATAcaagcaaaaaaacaaaaaacaaacgaaaTCTATAGTGAAAACTAAAGTGGATATAGCAGAAGAGAACATAAAGAAGTTCTTAGTATTGTCTTCACCTACTGCAAATAAGGCTGTCGCTGAAAAg atAGTCCAGCGAGCAATAAAAGGCAAACCACTGGctgataaaattgaaattaaagtaACAGAAGAAAAGTCAATTTTATTCCCAGAAGACGACTGTAAGAAAATCAAAAGACGTAATAGAAAGTAA
- the LOC120624479 gene encoding nicotinamide riboside kinase 1, with protein MSLALRDNWIIIGVSGVTCGGKTTLANKLKDTLSPVYLFHQDKYFYPDDSPHHVKCKNLDHNNYDILPSLNMPLMYDDIVKTINGDNKAHAHNLERSHGKLEVEGKKFMILEGFTVLNYKPINEICHLRYYFVLEYVECLNRRVYRLYDPPDIDGYFDQCVWPEHLKYRAEIEKDARVSIIHGTRQDSFDIVISDIKSMGTAKIL; from the exons ATGTCATTGGCACTTAGAGACAACTGGATTATAATAGGAGTGTCAGGAGTCACTTGCGGTGGAAAAACAACGTTGGCAAACAAGTTGAAGGATACACTCTCACCAGTGTACCTCTTCCATCAAGACAAATACTTCTATCCAGATGACAGTCCTCatcatgtaaaatgtaaaaacttagaccataataattatgatattcTGCCGTCATTGAACATGCCGTTGATGTATGATGATATTGTTAAGACCATTAATGGGGACAATAAAGCACATGCACATAATCTGGAAAGATCCCATGGGAAATTGGAAGTGGAAGGGAAGAAATTTATGATTCTAGAGGGGTTCACAGTCTTGAACTACAAGCCTATTAATGAAATTTGTCATTTGAG GTACTATTTTGTATTGGAGTATGTAGAGTGTTTGAACCGCCGAGTGTATCGTTTGTACGATCCACCTGATATTGATGGCTACTTTGACCAATGTGTATGGCCCGAACATCTCAAATACAGAGCTGAG ATCGAAAAAGACGCGCGTGTTTCAATCATACACGGAACAAGACAAGATTCTTTTGATATCGTTATATCGGACATCAAGTCAATGGGGACTGCgaaaatattatga